The segment GATCACCCCCGGCCGCTCCCCCCAGCCACGGGCCAGTTCCAGCAGCTCGCGCGACCCGGCGATCCTGGTCGTGCCGCGCACCGCCGGGGCCCGGCGGCGCTCGAAGGCCTCGCGGTTCTTGGCGACCACCGGGAAGCGGGCGGTGGACGCGTACGCCTCGACCTCCGCGTACGACTCCGGGAACTCGGCGCGGGGCGAGGGCACCCCGTACTGCGCGCACAGCTCGTGCAACCCCTGCTTGCTGGCCAGCCGCCGCGACAGGGCCGGGTCCTCCATCCGGGGGAAGAGGAATCCCGGGGGCCCGGCCGATAACTCGTCGGCGTGCTCGGCGATGAGCACGGCCGCCTCTTCGTCGGTCGGGATCAGCATCGTCGGCCGCCCGATGCGCCGGCCGATCCGCCGCAGCCCCTCGACCAGCTTCCCGGCCGGTTCCAGACCGGTCGTCGGCCACACGAAGCGGCCGCGCAGATAGCGTGAGGCGGCGGCGGGAGTATGTCGGTCCTCGGTGATGGCGTACATGGGCACGCCGAGACGGCCGAGGCTGCGGATGGCGCCCACGCCGCCGTGGTGCAGCGGGTAGTCACCGATCTTGACGATAAGTCCTGGTACGGCAGCATTGATCGCAAACGCGGAACTCGCCACTGTTCCCCCCAATGGTCACGGTATCCAACGGCCCACCCCGACCATGACCACTTAGGAAGCTAAGCCCGAATTGAGCATTCCGGCAAGACTTTTTCGGACATTGCGAACTCTTTAGGCACATGACGGCGCCCCGGGATCCGCCGACCCCGGGGCGCCACTTCCGCGTAGGACAGCCGCTACCGCACGAACACCCCTGCCTGGCCCGCCAGATCCAGGAAGTACTGCGGCGCCACGCCCAGCACGATCGTCACCGCGACCCCGATGGCGATGGCCGCGGAGGTCAGCGGCGAGGGCACCGCGACCGTCGGGCCGTCGGCCTTGGGCTCGCTGAAGAACATCAGGACGATGACGCGGATGTAGAAGAAGGCCGCGATCGCCGAGGAGATGACACCCACGATCACCAGTGGCACCGCCCCGCCCTGCGCGGCCGCCTTGAACACCGCGAACTTCCCCGCGAACCCGGAGGTCAGCGGAATGCCCGCGAAGGCCAGCAGGAACACCGCGAACACGGCCGCGACCAGCGGCGACCGGCGCCCGAGCCCGGCCCAGCGCGACAGGTGCGTCGCCTCACCGCCCGCGTCCCGTACGAGGGTCACGACGGCGAACGCGCCGAGCGTCACGAAGGAGTAGGCCGCCAGGTAGAACAGCACGGACGAGACGCCGTCCGGGGAGGTGGCGATGACGCCGGCGAGGATGAAGCCCGCGTGCGCGATGGAGGAGTACGCGAGGAGCCGCTTCACATCCGTCTGGGTGACGGCGATGATCGCGCCGGCCAGCATCGTCAGGATGGCCACGCCCCACAGCACCGGCCGCCAGTCCCAGCGCAGCTCCGGCAGGACGACGTACAGCAGCCTCAGCAGGGCGCCGAAGGCCGCGACCTTCGTGGCCGCCGCCATGAAGCCGGTGACGGGCGTCGGGGCGCCCTCGTAGACGTCGGGCGTCCACATGTGGAAGGGGACGGCGCCGACCTTGAAGAGCAGGCCCATGACGACCAGGGCGGTGCCGATGAGCAGCAGCGCGTCGTTGGCGGAGGAGTTGGCCAGGGCCGGGGTGAGGGTGGCGCTGCCGTCGATGACGGAGGCGATGCCGGAGTACG is part of the Streptomyces sp. NBC_01262 genome and harbors:
- the nuoN gene encoding NADH-quinone oxidoreductase subunit NuoN; translated protein: MSNVNVVHSLWTTAADSADKIQAPKIEYAQLAPVLIVFGAAVIGIMIEAFLPRRSRYLAQVGVSILGMAAAFAAVVALAAGGYASTKAHIAAMGAVAVDGPALFLQGTVLLVGIVAVFTFAERRLDPKAHGRHVDSFAAQGSAIPGSDQEKDAVKAGFTTTEVFPLLLFAVGGMLVFPAANDLLTLFVALEVFSLPLYLLCALARRRRVMSQEAAVKYFLLGAFSSAFLLFGIALLYGYAGTVTYSGIASVIDGSATLTPALANSSANDALLLIGTALVVMGLLFKVGAVPFHMWTPDVYEGAPTPVTGFMAAATKVAAFGALLRLLYVVLPELRWDWRPVLWGVAILTMLAGAIIAVTQTDVKRLLAYSSIAHAGFILAGVIATSPDGVSSVLFYLAAYSFVTLGAFAVVTLVRDAGGEATHLSRWAGLGRRSPLVAAVFAVFLLAFAGIPLTSGFAGKFAVFKAAAQGGAVPLVIVGVISSAIAAFFYIRVIVLMFFSEPKADGPTVAVPSPLTSAAIAIGVAVTIVLGVAPQYFLDLAGQAGVFVR